From a region of the Candidatus Methylomirabilis limnetica genome:
- a CDS encoding PIG-L deacetylase family protein, with amino-acid sequence MGPPARPSIMAAPPPGSVLVLVPHADDESLGCGGAIALHRQQGDRVKVVIVTDGAAGDPKGYYVGCDYPALRREESRRASAILGVSDLEHWDYPDGTLTPTPELVERIGVLLAIERPDILYRPSINEIHPDHWALGVAVEEALRRYIIPVRDWCYEIWATVHPSHILDITPVWDLKCKAITQYQSQLRYNDYLYMVAGLNAYRTIHLPSARYVEAFEAR; translated from the coding sequence ATGGGACCGCCTGCGCGTCCTAGCATTATGGCGGCGCCGCCTCCAGGGTCGGTGCTAGTCCTGGTCCCCCACGCCGATGACGAGAGCCTTGGGTGCGGCGGGGCGATTGCGCTTCACCGCCAGCAAGGCGACCGGGTTAAGGTCGTCATCGTGACCGATGGGGCCGCTGGAGACCCGAAGGGGTACTATGTGGGGTGCGACTACCCTGCCTTGCGGCGCGAGGAGAGCAGGCGAGCGAGCGCCATCCTCGGGGTGAGCGATCTGGAACATTGGGACTACCCGGACGGCACACTCACCCCCACCCCTGAGCTGGTGGAGCGAATCGGGGTGCTGCTTGCGATCGAACGACCGGATATCCTCTATCGGCCATCGATCAACGAAATCCACCCGGATCATTGGGCGCTCGGGGTGGCCGTTGAAGAGGCGCTTCGCCGATACATCATCCCCGTAAGAGACTGGTGTTATGAGATTTGGGCCACAGTCCACCCGTCGCATATCCTCGACATCACGCCGGTCTGGGACCTGAAATGCAAGGCGATCACCCAATACCAGAGCCAGCTTCGGTATAACGATTACCTCTACATGGTGGCGGGCCTGAATGCCTACAGGACGATCCATCTGCCATCAGCCCGTTACGTAGAGGCATTTGAGGCGCGGTAG
- a CDS encoding radical SAM/SPASM domain-containing protein, whose product MGLLQQIAGVLTRAKGLRAPQFPQGMVMEPTNACNLRCRMCSVWGEGVQRDRAIGYISKEVWGSAIEELGSWPVCIDLHIYGAGEPLLHPQFFDIVSDAKRKANISVGFLCNATLFDRDRARAAVELGVDSLSFSVDGAQKDVFEHYRKGAVLERVEENIRFLLDIRTGGKPSVSLRMVNHEEADVQMFLEKWAGHVESITVSRKRPVRREESLPVKLRQPCPLIYRQMIMGWDGTAVLCCEDNWGDAVIGRFPDESLYEIWNGRLLQRARRLHEMGRYEEIALCRTCDASHFHLFDERTVERDGKTTLVQQELPDINPDFGCR is encoded by the coding sequence ATGGGACTATTGCAACAGATCGCTGGCGTGCTTACGCGAGCCAAAGGCCTGCGTGCGCCGCAGTTCCCTCAGGGCATGGTTATGGAGCCGACGAATGCCTGTAACCTTCGGTGCCGGATGTGTTCGGTCTGGGGCGAGGGCGTCCAGCGGGATCGGGCGATCGGATATATCAGTAAAGAGGTCTGGGGCAGCGCGATAGAGGAGTTGGGCTCATGGCCCGTGTGCATCGATCTCCACATCTATGGCGCAGGGGAACCCCTCCTACATCCCCAGTTCTTTGATATCGTCAGTGATGCCAAGCGCAAGGCCAATATCTCAGTTGGCTTCCTGTGCAATGCCACTCTCTTCGATCGAGACCGGGCACGGGCGGCAGTCGAACTTGGGGTAGATTCACTCTCCTTTTCCGTGGATGGCGCGCAAAAGGACGTGTTCGAGCATTACAGAAAGGGCGCGGTGCTTGAACGTGTGGAAGAGAACATCAGGTTTCTGCTGGACATACGAACTGGCGGGAAACCGTCTGTATCCTTGCGCATGGTCAATCATGAAGAGGCGGACGTGCAGATGTTTCTTGAGAAATGGGCGGGTCATGTCGAATCGATTACCGTTTCCAGGAAAAGACCGGTGCGAAGAGAGGAAAGCCTTCCCGTCAAGTTGCGTCAACCATGCCCGTTGATCTATCGGCAGATGATTATGGGGTGGGATGGTACGGCAGTCCTCTGCTGCGAGGACAACTGGGGCGATGCCGTGATCGGCCGGTTCCCCGATGAAAGCCTGTACGAGATCTGGAACGGGCGACTGCTGCAACGCGCACGACGGCTTCACGAAATGGGGAGATACGAGGAGATCGCGTTGTGCAGAACGTGCGATGCCAGCCACTTTCACCTCTTTGACGAGCGCACGGTCGAGAGGGATGGAAAGACCACGCTGGTGCAACAAGAGCTGCCCGACATCAACCCTGACTTCGGCTGTAGATAG
- a CDS encoding GNAT family N-acetyltransferase, translated as MREQPIAALDGDICQDPAGRWTIRPYQSGDEVRIFDLFQRVFGVARSLDHWRWKFQANPVGRYFMRLAETPAGEVVGQYVGLPARATYGGQTRIFTQIIDVAVDPRFRRGLKRPGLFGTLADAYINEYLVSGQVPIGYGFPTPEALRIGQRVAGYVPLHPVMCLVLDLNGQDGTRPSWRTRRLRVDAIDRFGDEADRLWAQIGPGLGVATVRDSRYLNWRYADCPDVRYTLLAARRWFDADLAGVAILRLGVRDQPIACLVDWLVPPGDATTADLLLHHCERRSREAGMTQLQAWFPATAWPHRLLSERGYRLEPTLYHLVALTKVPDVSLEWVNRHWYYTMGDSDIY; from the coding sequence GTGCGTGAGCAACCGATTGCAGCCCTCGACGGCGATATCTGTCAGGATCCGGCCGGCCGGTGGACGATCCGCCCCTACCAGTCAGGAGATGAAGTCCGGATCTTTGATCTTTTTCAGCGCGTCTTCGGCGTGGCTCGATCCCTCGATCATTGGCGCTGGAAATTTCAGGCTAACCCGGTCGGCCGCTACTTTATGCGGCTGGCGGAAACGCCGGCCGGGGAGGTCGTGGGGCAGTACGTGGGCTTGCCGGCAAGGGCGACCTACGGAGGGCAGACCCGGATCTTTACCCAGATCATCGACGTCGCGGTAGACCCCCGCTTTCGACGTGGTCTCAAGCGGCCCGGTCTATTCGGGACGCTGGCCGATGCCTATATCAACGAGTATCTGGTATCGGGACAGGTGCCGATCGGCTATGGGTTTCCGACGCCGGAGGCGCTTCGGATCGGCCAGCGGGTGGCAGGGTATGTTCCGCTGCACCCGGTCATGTGCCTAGTCCTGGATCTCAATGGTCAGGATGGCACACGACCCTCCTGGCGTACTCGACGCTTGAGGGTTGACGCGATCGATCGCTTCGGGGATGAGGCCGATCGATTATGGGCTCAGATCGGTCCAGGATTGGGCGTGGCGACGGTTCGGGATTCCCGATATCTCAATTGGCGATATGCCGATTGCCCTGACGTTCGGTACACGTTGCTCGCGGCGCGCCGATGGTTCGACGCTGATCTCGCCGGCGTGGCAATTTTGCGCCTCGGTGTGAGGGATCAGCCGATCGCCTGTCTGGTAGATTGGCTCGTGCCGCCTGGGGATGCGACGACGGCGGATCTGCTGCTCCACCACTGTGAGCGACGCAGTCGTGAGGCGGGGATGACCCAGTTGCAGGCGTGGTTTCCGGCCACTGCCTGGCCCCATCGTCTACTGTCAGAGCGAGGCTACCGGCTTGAGCCCACCCTGTATCATCTCGTCGCTTTGACCAAGGTCCCCGATGTCTCGCTTGAGTGGGTCAATCGGCACTGGTACTACACAATGGGCGATTCGGATATCTATTGA
- a CDS encoding glycosyltransferase family 2 protein codes for MSRSEAVDLTVIIVNYNVAPLALQTVASLESQRFAAADGRDGRLEILVVDNASSPADRAALQQLPAHVVQILNAQNLGFGQANNLAIQRATGRYLCFLNPDTVVLDGALDALLQHLYQHPEVGAVGPRIWIDADRQWQLPPGDPPTLSFFIQRILAECSYRVGARMSRAWHRRALQCWSSGTPIPVSMLSGACLMTSRRILDTVGGFDPGYFLYYEDTDWCRRVSQAGYQLHHVPGAEIVHYYNQSAKSSSGVAQGYARQSQARFVRSYYGRVGTAIYALAQAAAGRLAPRGRRATSETDVIDLGRCQTPPCFSVPDGRASSLLLTQIGYDPLFVPSAAGFLHGREFHLSSGFWDRLQAGRYYTRVIEPDTFTPLGIWTWEKA; via the coding sequence GTGAGTCGGTCGGAGGCGGTCGATCTGACCGTGATCATTGTTAACTACAACGTGGCCCCCTTGGCGCTACAGACTGTGGCGTCCCTGGAATCGCAGCGCTTCGCGGCGGCGGATGGGCGCGACGGGCGCCTGGAAATCCTGGTGGTGGACAACGCTTCTTCGCCGGCCGACCGCGCCGCCTTACAGCAACTGCCTGCCCACGTCGTGCAGATATTGAACGCACAGAATCTTGGGTTCGGCCAGGCCAATAACCTGGCGATTCAGCGGGCCACAGGTCGGTACCTTTGCTTCCTCAATCCGGACACCGTGGTGCTGGACGGCGCCCTTGATGCGCTGCTTCAGCATCTGTATCAGCATCCGGAGGTGGGCGCGGTGGGACCACGAATCTGGATCGATGCGGACAGGCAGTGGCAGTTACCGCCAGGGGATCCACCGACCCTATCTTTTTTTATCCAGCGGATTCTTGCCGAATGCTCTTACCGCGTAGGAGCGCGGATGAGTCGGGCCTGGCACCGGCGAGCGCTACAGTGCTGGTCGAGCGGGACGCCGATACCGGTGTCGATGCTCTCCGGCGCCTGCCTGATGACATCCCGACGGATTCTGGACACAGTCGGCGGGTTCGATCCGGGGTACTTTCTGTACTATGAAGATACGGACTGGTGCCGGAGGGTGAGCCAGGCCGGGTATCAGCTCCATCATGTACCGGGTGCGGAGATCGTGCATTACTACAATCAGAGCGCCAAGTCCTCATCGGGCGTAGCGCAGGGGTACGCGCGACAGTCGCAGGCGCGCTTTGTCAGGTCATACTATGGCCGCGTCGGAACGGCGATCTACGCGCTGGCGCAGGCTGCAGCGGGGCGGCTCGCCCCACGCGGGCGACGAGCAACAAGCGAAACGGATGTGATAGACCTGGGGCGATGCCAGACGCCGCCGTGCTTTTCGGTGCCGGACGGACGAGCGTCTTCTCTGCTCCTCACCCAGATCGGGTACGACCCGCTCTTTGTTCCCTCCGCCGCCGGCTTTCTTCATGGCCGCGAGTTTCACCTGTCGTCCGGCTTTTGGGATCGGTTGCAGGCGGGACGCTACTACACCAGAGTGATCGAGCCCGACACCTTCACGCCGCTGGGCATCTGGACGTGGGAGAAGGCGTAA
- a CDS encoding glycosyltransferase encodes MRILQIVHGFPPESIAGTERYCEAVCAQLRSRGHTVAVFAGTGQSTAKATTVTTEQDGLDVTRYYRAEGRDYGWMDGYDPEVEQALRSALASCRPDIVHVHHWHQLTNNLVAICADLSIPVVVTLHDVWTSCPRIHRIHREGSFCKEPLLTAPCLHCVERTQWQTDLEVAAALTLRQQMIGEELALASALIVPSEAHRSLLLKLLELPENRLTVLPHGSLQTLMAQERRTGLSAFPNRPLQIGHWGYFLYHKGTHLLLEALHRLDDPSAVQVHLIGTALEQAYGERLRDLARGLSVQFHGAYQSADLQAFDLDLAVFPSITSESYSFTIDEALQLGLPTLVSDRGALSERIGKAGLTFRAGDAENLAQRLQEILDKPELLDMMRRNIRPDTLYSMEAHVATLEKIYEDATHTHKPKRESATPYLKLIAHAQQQAREREKTLVLPQSPLAQAEQQESRAVSAETAAALAQEREAKVQARLLVQHRQIQELEQAIGALMADRDGQITDLTQAVADRDGQITDLTQAVADRDGQITDLTQAVADRDGQILFLKQELAQVYGSRSWTFTRPLRAFRYYWNLAARKVVGAVAFLSRVLQRREQPLFKVENEIVEVFAEAESSSSLKYPETTSTRGRSCFPDNFNPSERFENSHASFRPKVTVIVPNYNHAGFLKQRLESIYNQTYRNFDVILLDDSSSDWSREILRDYAITYGDNTTLCFNDKNSGRVFDQWEKGFEMADGDLVWIAESDDFCETTFLEKLVPLFADETVQLAYARSVFVDGYGNATAFTFHNYVCDVDKDKWQSDYIVTSHSEVATALGLKNTIPNVSSAVFRRPVSCALLDDENWRNLKICGDWIFYLHIIRGGKIAFTNSTVNYYRFHNANSSAGTYRNETYYKEHEAVARTIVELYNVSNDVIRRHHAFVERFWQDTFSRPGQPLPIELYDKERVLACKSARRPNILMACYSFSTGGGEIVPIRLANGLKKRGYAVTFFNYNRESLNLKIRQLLYSDIPVFECNSRIGSIDQLIRAFGIELIHSHHASAEHFFATNIVHMKYRTGHIATMHGMYEILSDSEIEHTLGAIVNSVDLWCYIADKNLTVFKKKGYYRPERFVKIGNGLEPTAIRVIDRSTLGISSDAFVLCLASRAISEKGWYEAIKIVCAARELSGKAIHLLLLGDGPVASALRSEGVPDFVHLLGFADNPVDYFAMSDLGFLPSQFRGECVPLSIIECLCAGKPVVASDIGEIRAMLTTRNGVAGALITLQDWKVPISESASIIADFASDHLRYQYARSAVKEAAERFRMDSVLSDHENAYRLVMNHIEREAVFE; translated from the coding sequence ATGAGAATCCTCCAGATCGTTCACGGCTTTCCACCAGAGTCGATCGCAGGCACGGAGCGCTACTGCGAGGCTGTCTGTGCGCAGTTGCGATCTCGCGGTCATACGGTGGCGGTGTTCGCCGGGACGGGACAGTCGACCGCGAAGGCGACGACCGTCACGACAGAGCAGGACGGTCTCGATGTGACGCGGTATTACCGTGCGGAAGGACGAGATTATGGATGGATGGACGGATACGATCCGGAGGTGGAGCAAGCGTTGCGAAGTGCCCTGGCTTCGTGTCGGCCGGATATCGTTCATGTGCATCACTGGCACCAATTAACCAATAACCTGGTGGCGATCTGCGCGGACCTAAGTATTCCGGTGGTGGTGACGCTGCACGATGTGTGGACCTCCTGCCCACGAATCCATCGGATCCACCGAGAGGGGTCGTTTTGCAAAGAACCCCTCTTGACCGCACCATGTCTGCACTGTGTCGAGCGAACTCAATGGCAGACGGATCTGGAGGTCGCTGCTGCGCTGACATTACGTCAACAGATGATAGGGGAGGAACTTGCGCTGGCCTCGGCCCTCATCGTACCGTCAGAGGCTCACCGTTCATTGCTGCTTAAGCTGCTTGAGCTTCCGGAGAACCGTTTGACTGTTCTCCCGCATGGAAGTCTCCAGACCCTCATGGCGCAGGAGAGGCGAACGGGGCTGTCGGCGTTCCCAAATCGGCCGCTGCAGATCGGGCATTGGGGTTATTTCCTGTACCATAAAGGTACGCACCTGCTCCTGGAGGCGCTGCATCGTCTGGACGATCCATCTGCCGTTCAGGTCCATCTGATCGGAACAGCCCTGGAACAGGCATACGGGGAACGACTTCGCGATCTCGCGCGCGGCCTCTCAGTTCAATTCCATGGCGCCTATCAGTCGGCCGACCTGCAGGCGTTCGACCTTGACCTCGCTGTCTTCCCTTCCATTACCAGTGAATCCTATTCGTTTACCATTGACGAGGCGTTACAGTTGGGGCTGCCGACCCTCGTCTCGGACCGTGGCGCCCTCTCGGAGCGAATCGGGAAGGCCGGCCTGACCTTTCGGGCTGGGGATGCAGAGAATCTGGCCCAACGGCTCCAGGAAATCTTGGATAAGCCGGAGCTGTTGGACATGATGCGCAGGAACATCCGGCCAGATACGCTCTATTCAATGGAGGCCCATGTTGCCACGCTTGAGAAGATCTACGAAGATGCCACCCACACTCATAAGCCGAAGAGAGAGTCTGCTACGCCCTATCTGAAGCTGATCGCGCACGCCCAACAGCAGGCGCGGGAGCGCGAGAAGACTCTGGTGCTCCCCCAATCGCCTCTTGCGCAGGCCGAGCAACAAGAGTCTCGCGCCGTCTCGGCCGAAACCGCGGCGGCCCTCGCCCAGGAGCGGGAGGCCAAGGTGCAGGCGCGTCTGCTTGTCCAACATCGGCAGATTCAAGAGCTAGAGCAGGCGATTGGCGCACTGATGGCCGATCGTGACGGGCAGATCACCGACCTCACCCAGGCGGTGGCCGATCGTGACGGGCAGATCACCGACCTCACCCAGGCGGTGGCCGATCGTGACGGGCAGATCACCGACCTCACCCAGGCGGTGGCCGATCGCGACGGGCAGATCCTGTTCCTGAAACAGGAACTGGCTCAAGTGTACGGGTCTAGATCATGGACTTTCACGAGGCCTCTTCGAGCCTTCCGCTATTATTGGAACCTGGCTGCTCGAAAGGTTGTGGGCGCTGTCGCATTTCTCTCAAGAGTTTTGCAACGCCGTGAGCAACCACTCTTTAAGGTTGAGAATGAAATAGTCGAGGTTTTCGCTGAGGCAGAGAGTTCGTCGTCTTTAAAATATCCTGAAACGACCTCAACGAGGGGACGAAGCTGCTTTCCGGATAACTTTAATCCGAGCGAGCGCTTCGAAAATTCCCACGCCTCGTTCCGCCCCAAGGTAACGGTGATCGTGCCTAATTATAACCATGCCGGATTTCTTAAACAGCGGCTCGAGTCCATCTATAATCAAACCTACAGGAATTTCGATGTCATATTACTCGATGACAGCTCCTCGGACTGGAGCCGCGAGATACTAAGGGATTACGCGATTACCTACGGTGACAACACCACATTGTGCTTTAACGATAAAAATAGCGGCCGCGTATTTGACCAATGGGAAAAAGGCTTCGAAATGGCCGACGGGGATCTCGTTTGGATCGCCGAAAGTGACGATTTTTGCGAGACGACGTTCTTGGAAAAACTTGTACCGTTGTTCGCAGACGAGACTGTTCAACTCGCTTATGCTCGGTCGGTATTTGTGGATGGTTACGGAAATGCCACTGCTTTTACTTTTCATAATTATGTGTGCGATGTCGACAAAGATAAATGGCAATCCGACTATATTGTGACTTCCCACAGCGAAGTGGCAACCGCTCTTGGGCTCAAGAACACCATTCCAAATGTTAGTAGCGCCGTATTTCGCCGCCCGGTCAGTTGCGCCTTACTGGACGACGAGAACTGGCGAAACCTGAAGATTTGCGGCGACTGGATATTTTATCTTCATATCATACGAGGCGGGAAAATCGCATTTACCAATTCTACTGTGAATTACTATAGATTTCATAACGCTAACTCCTCAGCCGGCACCTATCGGAACGAAACTTACTATAAAGAGCATGAAGCCGTAGCGAGAACAATTGTTGAACTTTACAATGTCTCTAATGATGTCATTCGACGTCACCACGCATTTGTAGAGAGATTTTGGCAAGACACCTTTAGCCGGCCGGGACAACCGTTACCGATCGAGCTTTATGACAAGGAACGTGTACTCGCGTGCAAGTCAGCGCGCCGGCCCAATATCTTGATGGCTTGTTATTCGTTCTCTACCGGCGGGGGTGAAATTGTCCCAATTAGGCTGGCGAACGGACTAAAAAAGAGAGGATATGCGGTTACGTTCTTCAACTATAATCGTGAGTCTCTTAACCTCAAGATCCGACAATTGCTATATTCGGATATTCCTGTTTTCGAGTGTAATTCGAGGATCGGATCGATCGATCAATTGATCAGAGCTTTTGGCATCGAACTGATACATTCTCATCACGCATCGGCGGAGCACTTTTTCGCGACAAATATCGTACACATGAAATACCGGACAGGACATATAGCGACTATGCATGGAATGTATGAGATTCTCAGCGATAGTGAGATCGAGCACACTTTGGGGGCGATCGTCAACAGCGTGGATCTGTGGTGCTACATCGCTGACAAGAACCTTACAGTATTTAAGAAAAAAGGATATTACCGCCCCGAAAGATTCGTCAAAATTGGCAACGGCCTGGAGCCGACGGCCATCCGCGTCATCGATCGATCGACATTGGGCATTTCCAGCGACGCTTTTGTGCTCTGCTTGGCGAGTCGCGCAATTTCTGAAAAAGGATGGTATGAGGCGATAAAGATCGTTTGTGCTGCTCGGGAACTCTCTGGAAAGGCAATACATTTGTTGTTGCTTGGCGACGGACCCGTAGCTTCCGCCTTGCGATCAGAGGGGGTACCTGATTTTGTTCATCTTCTAGGCTTTGCGGACAACCCTGTGGACTACTTTGCGATGTCGGACTTAGGCTTTCTTCCGTCTCAGTTTCGTGGCGAGTGCGTCCCACTATCCATTATCGAGTGCTTGTGTGCCGGTAAGCCTGTCGTTGCCAGTGATATCGGTGAGATTCGCGCCATGCTTACCACCCGCAATGGCGTCGCCGGCGCGTTGATTACCTTGCAGGACTGGAAAGTACCTATTTCCGAAAGCGCTTCAATCATTGCTGACTTCGCGTCTGACCATTTGCGATATCAATATGCGAGGAGTGCCGTAAAAGAGGCAGCGGAACGTTTTCGCATGGACAGCGTTTTATCGGATCATGAAAACGCCTATCGTTTAGTTATGAATCATATAGAGCGGGAAGCTGTATTCGAGTAA
- a CDS encoding class I SAM-dependent methyltransferase, whose translation MGEGVSIAAGQALGDFWRAVLDHPGPRLVFGAGALVGYPGQAGKVWPTLVVDLSATALATVLSRAPAIQGDLDAGCLRLASPHSECDLIEEVKPLLACGQGASLHVALAPGLPPEDARTYRGWDEAIQRFVELSRDLTVMNLEMYARFKLVADRIAALGDDPFRILDVGGREWFFSAFLPRNRVTVADLETTGLDGRALPFPPRSFDIVTCHHVLEHVPESDRPALLAELVRVARRRVYLTGPFRETPFAAEIDHFLSQLAPDNPYLQEHLQMGLPSLVEVETWLRDRGLSYTVEPITRCNTWLLALVLSALQQTRPDDCREVNRYYNRRLQELDRGEPAYQSLIEIRVN comes from the coding sequence GTGGGAGAAGGCGTAAGCATCGCCGCCGGGCAAGCGCTCGGGGACTTCTGGCGAGCCGTCCTGGATCATCCGGGACCGAGGCTGGTGTTTGGCGCCGGCGCGCTGGTCGGGTATCCCGGTCAGGCGGGGAAAGTCTGGCCAACGCTCGTAGTGGACCTCAGTGCTACCGCTCTTGCGACTGTACTTAGCCGCGCACCCGCGATCCAGGGTGATCTGGATGCCGGTTGCCTGCGGCTGGCGTCGCCCCATAGCGAATGCGACCTGATCGAGGAGGTCAAGCCGCTTCTCGCCTGCGGCCAGGGCGCAAGCCTGCATGTGGCGCTCGCGCCCGGCCTGCCGCCGGAGGACGCTCGAACGTATCGAGGGTGGGACGAGGCCATCCAGCGGTTCGTCGAGCTCAGTCGCGATCTTACCGTCATGAACCTGGAGATGTATGCCAGATTCAAGTTGGTGGCCGATCGCATCGCCGCTTTGGGGGACGATCCGTTTCGCATTCTGGACGTAGGCGGGCGCGAGTGGTTCTTTTCCGCCTTCCTGCCGAGGAATCGGGTGACCGTGGCCGATCTGGAAACTACGGGGCTGGACGGTCGGGCCTTACCGTTTCCGCCTCGCTCGTTTGATATCGTGACCTGCCATCACGTGCTGGAGCATGTCCCCGAAAGTGACCGGCCGGCGCTGCTGGCGGAACTGGTCCGCGTGGCAAGGCGGCGAGTCTATCTGACCGGCCCATTTCGCGAAACCCCGTTCGCTGCCGAGATCGACCATTTTCTGAGCCAACTGGCGCCGGATAATCCGTACCTGCAAGAGCACCTCCAGATGGGTCTTCCCAGTTTGGTCGAGGTTGAAACCTGGCTGCGCGATCGGGGCCTGTCGTACACGGTGGAGCCGATCACCCGGTGCAACACCTGGCTGCTGGCGCTTGTGCTCAGCGCCCTGCAACAGACCAGACCGGACGACTGCCGCGAGGTGAACCGGTACTACAACCGCCGGTTACAGGAGCTCGATCGCGGGGAGCCGGCCTATCAGAGCCTGATCGAGATCCGGGTGAACTGA
- a CDS encoding ABC transporter ATP-binding protein, with protein sequence MFAIEAQQLSKVYRIYANPKDRLKEFLSRGRRRYHQEFWALHDASFHVGGGSTLGLIGDNGAGKSTLLQLVAGVLRPSSGQIRTQGRISTILELGTGFNPEFTGRENALMSGTIMGIPPKEMARRLPEIAAFAEIGDFIDRPVKLYSSGMYVRLAFAVVTSVDPDVLIIDEALSVGDQYFQKRCIDRIEAFRKAGKTILFCSHNLYQIRLIADEALWLKDGRIAEAGEASRVVGCYESYLREREIPRESTPAQDRGPTAFPWICRVQLSRDGDDAPRDQFVTGEDLTVTVEYEVPQSPTVVHVAVLIHRNDDVMVFATGTHVADVAPSTCSGSVQLRFPRLALLAGSYDVSVSLLDEHGLHIYDRRPREFKFEVIHNIKALGLCYLEHHWEVEAVAVNGAPAVVRPGQLRA encoded by the coding sequence ATGTTCGCCATTGAGGCCCAGCAGCTATCCAAGGTCTACCGGATCTACGCTAACCCCAAAGACCGTCTCAAAGAGTTTCTCAGCCGCGGTCGCCGCAGGTATCACCAGGAGTTCTGGGCTCTTCACGATGCGAGCTTTCATGTTGGTGGTGGGTCGACGCTCGGTCTCATTGGCGATAACGGAGCCGGCAAGAGCACGCTGTTGCAGCTTGTCGCCGGCGTTCTGCGACCCAGCTCCGGACAGATCAGGACACAAGGGCGGATCTCAACCATCCTTGAGCTGGGCACCGGTTTCAACCCTGAGTTTACGGGTCGCGAAAACGCCCTGATGAGCGGGACCATCATGGGGATCCCGCCGAAGGAAATGGCGCGGCGGCTTCCGGAGATTGCGGCGTTCGCCGAGATCGGGGACTTTATCGATCGGCCGGTGAAGCTCTACTCCAGCGGCATGTACGTCCGCCTGGCGTTCGCGGTCGTCACCAGCGTTGACCCAGACGTGCTCATCATCGACGAGGCGCTCTCGGTTGGGGACCAGTACTTCCAGAAGCGCTGCATCGACCGCATCGAGGCGTTTAGAAAGGCCGGGAAGACGATCCTCTTCTGCTCCCATAACCTTTATCAGATTCGATTAATTGCTGATGAAGCCCTGTGGCTGAAAGACGGTCGAATTGCCGAGGCCGGCGAGGCGTCGCGAGTGGTCGGCTGCTATGAGAGCTATCTGCGTGAACGGGAGATTCCGAGGGAGTCGACTCCCGCCCAGGATCGAGGACCAACGGCATTCCCCTGGATCTGCCGCGTGCAGCTCAGTCGAGACGGAGATGACGCGCCGCGGGATCAATTCGTGACGGGAGAGGATCTGACCGTCACCGTTGAGTACGAGGTGCCGCAGTCGCCAACCGTCGTCCACGTGGCGGTGCTCATCCATCGAAACGACGATGTGATGGTTTTTGCGACGGGCACCCATGTTGCCGATGTGGCCCCCTCTACCTGCTCGGGCAGCGTCCAGCTACGGTTTCCCCGTCTTGCGCTGCTGGCGGGGAGCTATGACGTCTCGGTCTCCCTCCTGGACGAGCATGGCCTTCACATCTACGATCGCCGGCCGCGGGAGTTCAAGTTTGAGGTAATTCACAACATCAAGGCCCTGGGGCTCTGCTATCTGGAACATCACTGGGAGGTAGAGGCTGTGGCCGTCAATGGGGCGCCAGCAGTCGTGCGTCCAGGACAGTTACGTGCGTGA
- a CDS encoding ABC transporter permease codes for MGRIFGLYRHRTLIWSFVKRDLLARYKGSTVGLLWSVIHPLIMLGLYTFVFSTIMKVRVGASEGTEEFALYLFCGLLPWNAFAEGLNRSTGVIFENANLIKRNVFPSEILPVYPVIAGVVTELIGFAILVVALLLTGHPMRPVMLLLPVILLLQVVLTVGLAWIIAGTTVFIRDLGQILGVMLTLGIFLTPIFYPPSVVPQGMRIFLAMNPMYALVEAYRSLILKGQFPEWGGVALLASIGVIVFLVGYRVFTRMQPAFADVL; via the coding sequence GTGGGACGTATCTTTGGGTTGTACCGGCATCGAACCCTCATCTGGAGCTTCGTCAAACGAGACCTGCTGGCTCGTTATAAGGGGTCTACAGTCGGGCTGTTATGGTCGGTCATCCACCCGCTCATTATGCTGGGGCTCTACACCTTTGTCTTTTCAACCATCATGAAGGTCCGGGTGGGCGCCAGCGAAGGGACGGAGGAGTTCGCGCTGTATCTGTTCTGCGGTCTGTTGCCGTGGAACGCATTTGCTGAGGGGTTGAATCGTTCTACTGGTGTGATTTTTGAAAATGCGAATCTGATTAAGCGGAACGTGTTTCCCTCAGAGATCCTGCCGGTCTATCCGGTGATCGCCGGGGTCGTGACTGAGCTGATCGGATTCGCAATTCTGGTGGTCGCACTGCTCCTGACGGGCCATCCAATGAGGCCTGTCATGCTTCTGTTGCCGGTGATCCTTCTGTTGCAGGTCGTGCTGACCGTTGGGCTGGCCTGGATCATTGCGGGTACGACGGTGTTCATTCGAGACCTGGGTCAGATATTGGGGGTGATGTTGACCCTCGGCATCTTTCTGACGCCGATCTTTTATCCGCCATCGGTCGTTCCCCAGGGCATGCGAATCTTCTTGGCCATGAACCCCATGTACGCCCTGGTGGAGGCCTACCGGAGCCTGATCCTCAAGGGGCAGTTCCCGGAATGGGGGGGCGTCGCCCTCCTGGCATCGATCGGTGTGATCGTCTTTCTCGTGGGCTATCGTGTCTTTACCCGGATGCAACCTGCCTTTGCCGACGTGCTCTGA